A single Anopheles funestus chromosome 2RL, idAnoFuneDA-416_04, whole genome shotgun sequence DNA region contains:
- the LOC125764471 gene encoding uncharacterized protein LOC125764471 isoform X2, with the protein MLGPTKWRLLTIVAGILLAHAIESPTSKSNKLNAQVRSFTNPELGLRIEQISPWSTGRNLPARNLLVPHQLFSRVDNIRYIDSRTPNSRHLQSTFGAFRLADGLQQPQNGAGIQRRRSKAFQMRRSDEVAADTGLALEQQPVTSVLPSPEQEPIYQNVSRAQRQHRYKIIPISYFYREEAQPIPSQLKPVGPSRPPKDTDNDEPEVPDTTSKQSQDQDHAQEGDEYARSDTPVIGARRSGIQFPGPLKAATGFTPQGYSEESLTLGDNLGLFQQPVSTADDYGSVDGETGHDGRGPDEFSRSLYANRYFRDFNRPTPIDLRPAESLPRPSRLIEFPGNVNVKQPFRDDVTKFGDVSGPVTAIQRPFGDFGEGKNFRTFDPTYYTDSPYQPNRAPPYFPAKLYTEPNQKIYQPLWKTRSPRVVFPQGDLASGPSGFGVDNVVFRDQNFGLNELAAIQDVRNEFNQDDINDEPATTSKDRVGGEGGNNRGVRSELQCQHEGGTCEFFLLCWMSGGLLQGTCGGMLKGCCHRTAKSANIGIDASTAVDLTNVPALEYGPVQNDPSCGISLAKQTAQRRIVGGDDAGFGSFPWQAYIRIGSSRCGGSLISRRHVVTAGHCVARATPRQVHVTLGDYVINSAVEPLPAYTFGVRTINVHPYFKFTPQADRFDVAVLTLERTVHFMPHIAPICLPEKNEDFLGKFGWAAGWGALNPGSRLRPKTLQAVDVPVLDNRVCERWHRSNGINVVIYPEMLCAGYRGGGKDSCQGDSGGPLMHEKTGRWYLIGIVSAGYSCATRGQPGIYHRVANTVDWISHITQIST; encoded by the exons ATGTTAGGACCCACCAAATGGAGACTCCTAACAATCGTTGCCGGTATACTGTTAGCCCACGCGATCGAATCACCGACCAGTAAGAGCAACAAGCTAAACGCACAGGTACGCTCCTTCACCAATCCCGAGCTGGGGCTGCGCATCGAACAGATCAGTCCGTGGAGTACGGGACGGAACCTGCCGGCACGGAACCTGCTCGTTCCACATCAGCTGTTTTCGCGCGTGGACAACATCCGGTACATCGATAGCCGGACACCGAACAGTCGCCATCTGCAGAGTACGTTTGGGGCGTTTCGGTTAGCGGATGGTTTGCAACAGCCACAGAATGGCGCCGGCATACAGCGGCGCCGTTCGAAAGCCTTCCAGATGCGACGGTCGGATGAAGTGGCCGCTGATACGGGGTTGGCTCTAGAACAGCAGCCAGTTACATCGGTATTGCCTTCACCAGAACAAGAACCCATCTATCAGAACGTGAGTCGTGCACAGCGTCAACATCGGTACAAGATCATCCCGATCAGCTATTTCTACCGAGAGGAGGCACAACCAATACCATCCCAGTTGAAGCCTGttggtccaagtcgaccaccGAAGGACACCGATAACGATGAACCGGAGGTTCCAGATACGACTTCCAAACAGAGTCAGGACCAAGATCATGCCCAGGAAGGTGATGAATATGCACGATCCGATACGCCCGTGATTGGTGCTCGGCGATCTGGTATTCAGTTCCCGGGACCACTAAAAGCAGCAACGGGATTTACTCCCCAAGGATACAGTGAGGAGAGTCTTACACTAGGCGACAATTTGGGTCTGTTCCAGCAACCGGTCAGTACCGCCGACGACTATGGATCGGTAGATGGCGAAACCGGACATGACGGTCGTGGTCCGGATGAGTTCTCGCGTAGTCTTTACGCTAACCGTTACTTCCGGGACTTTAACCGACCAACACCGATTGATTTACGTCCAGCAGAGTCACTGCCACGGCCAAGTCGTCTGATCGAGTTCCCGGGCAATGTAAATGTCAAGCAACCGTTTCGAGACGATGTCACAAAGTTCGGTGATGTTTCGGGCCCCGTAACGGCCATCCAGCGCCCGTTCGGTGACTTTGGCGAAGGCAAGAACTTCCGCACGTTTGATCCAACTTATTACACCGATAGCCCTTATCAGCCTAACCGGGCTCCACCTTACTTCCCGGCCAAGCTGTACACCGAGCCAAACCAGAAGATCTACCAACCCTTGTGGAAGACCCGCTCTCCACGTGTCGTCTTTCCTCAGGGTGATCTCGCTTCCGGTCCATCCGGATTCGGTGTAGATAATGTCGTCTTTCG GGACCAGAACTTCGGGTTGAACGAGCTGGCCGCTATTCAGGATGTGCGGAACGAGTTCAACCAGGACGACATCAACGATGAACCGGCGACGACCAGCAAAGATCGTG TCGGTGGTGAAGGTGGTAACAATCGCGGTGTCAGAAGCGAACTACAGTGCCAGCACGAGGGCGGAACGTGCGAGTTCTTCCTGCTCTGCTGGATGTCCGGCGGTTTGCTGCAGGGAACGTGCGGCGGAATGCTGAAGGGTTGCTGCCATCGGACGGCCAAATCGGCCAACATCGGCATCGATGCGAGCACTGCCGTCGACCTAACGAACGTACCCGCCCTCGAGTACGGTCCGGTGCAGAATGATCCCA GTTGCGGAATATCGTTAGCAAAGCAGACAGCCCAGCGGCGGATCGTCGGTGGAGATGATGCTGGATTCGGCTCCTTCCCGTGGCAAGCGTACATCCGGATAGGTTCCTCGAG ATGTGGTGGTTCGCTGATTTCGCGCCGTCACGTGGTGACCGCGGGCCACTGCGTTGCGCGAGCGACCCCACGGCAGGTGCACGTGACCCTCGGCGACTACGTGATCAACTCGGCGGTCGAACCCCTGCCGGCCTACACCTTCGGCGTGCGGACGATCAACGTGCATCCGTACTTTAAGTTCACACCCCAGGCCGATCGGTTCGATGTGGCCGTACTGACGCTGGAGCGGACGGTGCACTTTATGCCCCATATCG CCCCCATCTGTTTGCCGGAGAAGAATGAAGATTTCCTCGGAAAGTTCGGTTGGGCGGCTGGATGGGGTGCGCTCAATCCCGGTTCGCGGCTGAGACCCAAAACGCTACAGGCGGTCGACGTCCCGGTGCTTGATAATCG GGTTTGCGAACGATGGCATCGCTCGAATGGCATCAACGTTGTCATCTACCCGGAGATGCTGTGCGCTGGGTATCGAGGTGGTGGTAAAGACTCCTGCCAGGGTGACTCCGGTGGACCGTTGATGCACGAGAAGACTGGCCGATGGTATTTGATCG GCATCGTATCCGCGGGCTATTCCTGTGCCACCAGAGGTCAACCGGGTATCTACCATCGGGTTGCTAACACGGTCGATTGGATATCGCACATTACACAAATTTCCACGTAA
- the LOC125764471 gene encoding uncharacterized protein LOC125764471 isoform X3, giving the protein MLGPTKWRLLTIVAGILLAHAIESPTSKSNKLNAQVRSFTNPELGLRIEQISPWSTGRNLPARNLLVPHQLFSRVDNIRYIDSRTPNSRHLQSTFGAFRLADGLQQPQNGAGIQRRRSKAFQMRRSDEVAADTGLALEQQPVTSVLPSPEQEPIYQNVSRAQRQHRYKIIPISYFYREEAQPIPSQLKPVGPSRPPKDTDNDEPEVPDTTSKQSQDQDHAQEGDEYARSDTPVIGARRSGIQFPGPLKAATGFTPQGYSEESLTLGDNLGLFQQPVSTADDYGSVDGETGHDGRGPDEFSRSLYANRYFRDFNRPTPIDLRPAESLPRPSRLIEFPGNVNVKQPFRDDVTKFGDVSGPVTAIQRPFGDFGEGKNFRTFDPTYYTDSPYQPNRAPPYFPAKLYTEPNQKIYQPLWKTRSPRVVFPQGDLASGPSGFGVDNVVFRDQNFGLNELAAIQDVRNEFNQDDINDEPATTSKDRGCGISLAKQTAQRRIVGGDDAGFGSFPWQAYIRIGSSRSMLSRCGGSLISRRHVVTAGHCVARATPRQVHVTLGDYVINSAVEPLPAYTFGVRTINVHPYFKFTPQADRFDVAVLTLERTVHFMPHIAPICLPEKNEDFLGKFGWAAGWGALNPGSRLRPKTLQAVDVPVLDNRVCERWHRSNGINVVIYPEMLCAGYRGGGKDSCQGDSGGPLMHEKTGRWYLIGIVSAGYSCATRGQPGIYHRVANTVDWISHITQIST; this is encoded by the exons ATGTTAGGACCCACCAAATGGAGACTCCTAACAATCGTTGCCGGTATACTGTTAGCCCACGCGATCGAATCACCGACCAGTAAGAGCAACAAGCTAAACGCACAGGTACGCTCCTTCACCAATCCCGAGCTGGGGCTGCGCATCGAACAGATCAGTCCGTGGAGTACGGGACGGAACCTGCCGGCACGGAACCTGCTCGTTCCACATCAGCTGTTTTCGCGCGTGGACAACATCCGGTACATCGATAGCCGGACACCGAACAGTCGCCATCTGCAGAGTACGTTTGGGGCGTTTCGGTTAGCGGATGGTTTGCAACAGCCACAGAATGGCGCCGGCATACAGCGGCGCCGTTCGAAAGCCTTCCAGATGCGACGGTCGGATGAAGTGGCCGCTGATACGGGGTTGGCTCTAGAACAGCAGCCAGTTACATCGGTATTGCCTTCACCAGAACAAGAACCCATCTATCAGAACGTGAGTCGTGCACAGCGTCAACATCGGTACAAGATCATCCCGATCAGCTATTTCTACCGAGAGGAGGCACAACCAATACCATCCCAGTTGAAGCCTGttggtccaagtcgaccaccGAAGGACACCGATAACGATGAACCGGAGGTTCCAGATACGACTTCCAAACAGAGTCAGGACCAAGATCATGCCCAGGAAGGTGATGAATATGCACGATCCGATACGCCCGTGATTGGTGCTCGGCGATCTGGTATTCAGTTCCCGGGACCACTAAAAGCAGCAACGGGATTTACTCCCCAAGGATACAGTGAGGAGAGTCTTACACTAGGCGACAATTTGGGTCTGTTCCAGCAACCGGTCAGTACCGCCGACGACTATGGATCGGTAGATGGCGAAACCGGACATGACGGTCGTGGTCCGGATGAGTTCTCGCGTAGTCTTTACGCTAACCGTTACTTCCGGGACTTTAACCGACCAACACCGATTGATTTACGTCCAGCAGAGTCACTGCCACGGCCAAGTCGTCTGATCGAGTTCCCGGGCAATGTAAATGTCAAGCAACCGTTTCGAGACGATGTCACAAAGTTCGGTGATGTTTCGGGCCCCGTAACGGCCATCCAGCGCCCGTTCGGTGACTTTGGCGAAGGCAAGAACTTCCGCACGTTTGATCCAACTTATTACACCGATAGCCCTTATCAGCCTAACCGGGCTCCACCTTACTTCCCGGCCAAGCTGTACACCGAGCCAAACCAGAAGATCTACCAACCCTTGTGGAAGACCCGCTCTCCACGTGTCGTCTTTCCTCAGGGTGATCTCGCTTCCGGTCCATCCGGATTCGGTGTAGATAATGTCGTCTTTCG GGACCAGAACTTCGGGTTGAACGAGCTGGCCGCTATTCAGGATGTGCGGAACGAGTTCAACCAGGACGACATCAACGATGAACCGGCGACGACCAGCAAAGATCGTG GTTGCGGAATATCGTTAGCAAAGCAGACAGCCCAGCGGCGGATCGTCGGTGGAGATGATGCTGGATTCGGCTCCTTCCCGTGGCAAGCGTACATCCGGATAGGTTCCTCGAG GTCTATGCTTTCCAGATGTGGTGGTTCGCTGATTTCGCGCCGTCACGTGGTGACCGCGGGCCACTGCGTTGCGCGAGCGACCCCACGGCAGGTGCACGTGACCCTCGGCGACTACGTGATCAACTCGGCGGTCGAACCCCTGCCGGCCTACACCTTCGGCGTGCGGACGATCAACGTGCATCCGTACTTTAAGTTCACACCCCAGGCCGATCGGTTCGATGTGGCCGTACTGACGCTGGAGCGGACGGTGCACTTTATGCCCCATATCG CCCCCATCTGTTTGCCGGAGAAGAATGAAGATTTCCTCGGAAAGTTCGGTTGGGCGGCTGGATGGGGTGCGCTCAATCCCGGTTCGCGGCTGAGACCCAAAACGCTACAGGCGGTCGACGTCCCGGTGCTTGATAATCG GGTTTGCGAACGATGGCATCGCTCGAATGGCATCAACGTTGTCATCTACCCGGAGATGCTGTGCGCTGGGTATCGAGGTGGTGGTAAAGACTCCTGCCAGGGTGACTCCGGTGGACCGTTGATGCACGAGAAGACTGGCCGATGGTATTTGATCG GCATCGTATCCGCGGGCTATTCCTGTGCCACCAGAGGTCAACCGGGTATCTACCATCGGGTTGCTAACACGGTCGATTGGATATCGCACATTACACAAATTTCCACGTAA
- the LOC125764471 gene encoding uncharacterized protein LOC125764471 isoform X1, translating to MLGPTKWRLLTIVAGILLAHAIESPTSKSNKLNAQVRSFTNPELGLRIEQISPWSTGRNLPARNLLVPHQLFSRVDNIRYIDSRTPNSRHLQSTFGAFRLADGLQQPQNGAGIQRRRSKAFQMRRSDEVAADTGLALEQQPVTSVLPSPEQEPIYQNVSRAQRQHRYKIIPISYFYREEAQPIPSQLKPVGPSRPPKDTDNDEPEVPDTTSKQSQDQDHAQEGDEYARSDTPVIGARRSGIQFPGPLKAATGFTPQGYSEESLTLGDNLGLFQQPVSTADDYGSVDGETGHDGRGPDEFSRSLYANRYFRDFNRPTPIDLRPAESLPRPSRLIEFPGNVNVKQPFRDDVTKFGDVSGPVTAIQRPFGDFGEGKNFRTFDPTYYTDSPYQPNRAPPYFPAKLYTEPNQKIYQPLWKTRSPRVVFPQGDLASGPSGFGVDNVVFRDQNFGLNELAAIQDVRNEFNQDDINDEPATTSKDRVGGEGGNNRGVRSELQCQHEGGTCEFFLLCWMSGGLLQGTCGGMLKGCCHRTAKSANIGIDASTAVDLTNVPALEYGPVQNDPSCGISLAKQTAQRRIVGGDDAGFGSFPWQAYIRIGSSRSMLSRCGGSLISRRHVVTAGHCVARATPRQVHVTLGDYVINSAVEPLPAYTFGVRTINVHPYFKFTPQADRFDVAVLTLERTVHFMPHIAPICLPEKNEDFLGKFGWAAGWGALNPGSRLRPKTLQAVDVPVLDNRVCERWHRSNGINVVIYPEMLCAGYRGGGKDSCQGDSGGPLMHEKTGRWYLIGIVSAGYSCATRGQPGIYHRVANTVDWISHITQIST from the exons ATGTTAGGACCCACCAAATGGAGACTCCTAACAATCGTTGCCGGTATACTGTTAGCCCACGCGATCGAATCACCGACCAGTAAGAGCAACAAGCTAAACGCACAGGTACGCTCCTTCACCAATCCCGAGCTGGGGCTGCGCATCGAACAGATCAGTCCGTGGAGTACGGGACGGAACCTGCCGGCACGGAACCTGCTCGTTCCACATCAGCTGTTTTCGCGCGTGGACAACATCCGGTACATCGATAGCCGGACACCGAACAGTCGCCATCTGCAGAGTACGTTTGGGGCGTTTCGGTTAGCGGATGGTTTGCAACAGCCACAGAATGGCGCCGGCATACAGCGGCGCCGTTCGAAAGCCTTCCAGATGCGACGGTCGGATGAAGTGGCCGCTGATACGGGGTTGGCTCTAGAACAGCAGCCAGTTACATCGGTATTGCCTTCACCAGAACAAGAACCCATCTATCAGAACGTGAGTCGTGCACAGCGTCAACATCGGTACAAGATCATCCCGATCAGCTATTTCTACCGAGAGGAGGCACAACCAATACCATCCCAGTTGAAGCCTGttggtccaagtcgaccaccGAAGGACACCGATAACGATGAACCGGAGGTTCCAGATACGACTTCCAAACAGAGTCAGGACCAAGATCATGCCCAGGAAGGTGATGAATATGCACGATCCGATACGCCCGTGATTGGTGCTCGGCGATCTGGTATTCAGTTCCCGGGACCACTAAAAGCAGCAACGGGATTTACTCCCCAAGGATACAGTGAGGAGAGTCTTACACTAGGCGACAATTTGGGTCTGTTCCAGCAACCGGTCAGTACCGCCGACGACTATGGATCGGTAGATGGCGAAACCGGACATGACGGTCGTGGTCCGGATGAGTTCTCGCGTAGTCTTTACGCTAACCGTTACTTCCGGGACTTTAACCGACCAACACCGATTGATTTACGTCCAGCAGAGTCACTGCCACGGCCAAGTCGTCTGATCGAGTTCCCGGGCAATGTAAATGTCAAGCAACCGTTTCGAGACGATGTCACAAAGTTCGGTGATGTTTCGGGCCCCGTAACGGCCATCCAGCGCCCGTTCGGTGACTTTGGCGAAGGCAAGAACTTCCGCACGTTTGATCCAACTTATTACACCGATAGCCCTTATCAGCCTAACCGGGCTCCACCTTACTTCCCGGCCAAGCTGTACACCGAGCCAAACCAGAAGATCTACCAACCCTTGTGGAAGACCCGCTCTCCACGTGTCGTCTTTCCTCAGGGTGATCTCGCTTCCGGTCCATCCGGATTCGGTGTAGATAATGTCGTCTTTCG GGACCAGAACTTCGGGTTGAACGAGCTGGCCGCTATTCAGGATGTGCGGAACGAGTTCAACCAGGACGACATCAACGATGAACCGGCGACGACCAGCAAAGATCGTG TCGGTGGTGAAGGTGGTAACAATCGCGGTGTCAGAAGCGAACTACAGTGCCAGCACGAGGGCGGAACGTGCGAGTTCTTCCTGCTCTGCTGGATGTCCGGCGGTTTGCTGCAGGGAACGTGCGGCGGAATGCTGAAGGGTTGCTGCCATCGGACGGCCAAATCGGCCAACATCGGCATCGATGCGAGCACTGCCGTCGACCTAACGAACGTACCCGCCCTCGAGTACGGTCCGGTGCAGAATGATCCCA GTTGCGGAATATCGTTAGCAAAGCAGACAGCCCAGCGGCGGATCGTCGGTGGAGATGATGCTGGATTCGGCTCCTTCCCGTGGCAAGCGTACATCCGGATAGGTTCCTCGAG GTCTATGCTTTCCAGATGTGGTGGTTCGCTGATTTCGCGCCGTCACGTGGTGACCGCGGGCCACTGCGTTGCGCGAGCGACCCCACGGCAGGTGCACGTGACCCTCGGCGACTACGTGATCAACTCGGCGGTCGAACCCCTGCCGGCCTACACCTTCGGCGTGCGGACGATCAACGTGCATCCGTACTTTAAGTTCACACCCCAGGCCGATCGGTTCGATGTGGCCGTACTGACGCTGGAGCGGACGGTGCACTTTATGCCCCATATCG CCCCCATCTGTTTGCCGGAGAAGAATGAAGATTTCCTCGGAAAGTTCGGTTGGGCGGCTGGATGGGGTGCGCTCAATCCCGGTTCGCGGCTGAGACCCAAAACGCTACAGGCGGTCGACGTCCCGGTGCTTGATAATCG GGTTTGCGAACGATGGCATCGCTCGAATGGCATCAACGTTGTCATCTACCCGGAGATGCTGTGCGCTGGGTATCGAGGTGGTGGTAAAGACTCCTGCCAGGGTGACTCCGGTGGACCGTTGATGCACGAGAAGACTGGCCGATGGTATTTGATCG GCATCGTATCCGCGGGCTATTCCTGTGCCACCAGAGGTCAACCGGGTATCTACCATCGGGTTGCTAACACGGTCGATTGGATATCGCACATTACACAAATTTCCACGTAA
- the LOC125764471 gene encoding uncharacterized protein LOC125764471 isoform X4 translates to MLGPTKWRLLTIVAGILLAHAIESPTSKSNKLNAQVRSFTNPELGLRIEQISPWSTGRNLPARNLLVPHQLFSRVDNIRYIDSRTPNSRHLQSTFGAFRLADGLQQPQNGAGIQRRRSKAFQMRRSDEVAADTGLALEQQPVTSVLPSPEQEPIYQNVSRAQRQHRYKIIPISYFYREEAQPIPSQLKPVGPSRPPKDTDNDEPEVPDTTSKQSQDQDHAQEGDEYARSDTPVIGARRSGIQFPGPLKAATGFTPQGYSEESLTLGDNLGLFQQPVSTADDYGSVDGETGHDGRGPDEFSRSLYANRYFRDFNRPTPIDLRPAESLPRPSRLIEFPGNVNVKQPFRDDVTKFGDVSGPVTAIQRPFGDFGEGKNFRTFDPTYYTDSPYQPNRAPPYFPAKLYTEPNQKIYQPLWKTRSPRVVFPQGDLASGPSGFGVDNVVFRDQNFGLNELAAIQDVRNEFNQDDINDEPATTSKDRGCGISLAKQTAQRRIVGGDDAGFGSFPWQAYIRIGSSRCGGSLISRRHVVTAGHCVARATPRQVHVTLGDYVINSAVEPLPAYTFGVRTINVHPYFKFTPQADRFDVAVLTLERTVHFMPHIAPICLPEKNEDFLGKFGWAAGWGALNPGSRLRPKTLQAVDVPVLDNRVCERWHRSNGINVVIYPEMLCAGYRGGGKDSCQGDSGGPLMHEKTGRWYLIGIVSAGYSCATRGQPGIYHRVANTVDWISHITQIST, encoded by the exons ATGTTAGGACCCACCAAATGGAGACTCCTAACAATCGTTGCCGGTATACTGTTAGCCCACGCGATCGAATCACCGACCAGTAAGAGCAACAAGCTAAACGCACAGGTACGCTCCTTCACCAATCCCGAGCTGGGGCTGCGCATCGAACAGATCAGTCCGTGGAGTACGGGACGGAACCTGCCGGCACGGAACCTGCTCGTTCCACATCAGCTGTTTTCGCGCGTGGACAACATCCGGTACATCGATAGCCGGACACCGAACAGTCGCCATCTGCAGAGTACGTTTGGGGCGTTTCGGTTAGCGGATGGTTTGCAACAGCCACAGAATGGCGCCGGCATACAGCGGCGCCGTTCGAAAGCCTTCCAGATGCGACGGTCGGATGAAGTGGCCGCTGATACGGGGTTGGCTCTAGAACAGCAGCCAGTTACATCGGTATTGCCTTCACCAGAACAAGAACCCATCTATCAGAACGTGAGTCGTGCACAGCGTCAACATCGGTACAAGATCATCCCGATCAGCTATTTCTACCGAGAGGAGGCACAACCAATACCATCCCAGTTGAAGCCTGttggtccaagtcgaccaccGAAGGACACCGATAACGATGAACCGGAGGTTCCAGATACGACTTCCAAACAGAGTCAGGACCAAGATCATGCCCAGGAAGGTGATGAATATGCACGATCCGATACGCCCGTGATTGGTGCTCGGCGATCTGGTATTCAGTTCCCGGGACCACTAAAAGCAGCAACGGGATTTACTCCCCAAGGATACAGTGAGGAGAGTCTTACACTAGGCGACAATTTGGGTCTGTTCCAGCAACCGGTCAGTACCGCCGACGACTATGGATCGGTAGATGGCGAAACCGGACATGACGGTCGTGGTCCGGATGAGTTCTCGCGTAGTCTTTACGCTAACCGTTACTTCCGGGACTTTAACCGACCAACACCGATTGATTTACGTCCAGCAGAGTCACTGCCACGGCCAAGTCGTCTGATCGAGTTCCCGGGCAATGTAAATGTCAAGCAACCGTTTCGAGACGATGTCACAAAGTTCGGTGATGTTTCGGGCCCCGTAACGGCCATCCAGCGCCCGTTCGGTGACTTTGGCGAAGGCAAGAACTTCCGCACGTTTGATCCAACTTATTACACCGATAGCCCTTATCAGCCTAACCGGGCTCCACCTTACTTCCCGGCCAAGCTGTACACCGAGCCAAACCAGAAGATCTACCAACCCTTGTGGAAGACCCGCTCTCCACGTGTCGTCTTTCCTCAGGGTGATCTCGCTTCCGGTCCATCCGGATTCGGTGTAGATAATGTCGTCTTTCG GGACCAGAACTTCGGGTTGAACGAGCTGGCCGCTATTCAGGATGTGCGGAACGAGTTCAACCAGGACGACATCAACGATGAACCGGCGACGACCAGCAAAGATCGTG GTTGCGGAATATCGTTAGCAAAGCAGACAGCCCAGCGGCGGATCGTCGGTGGAGATGATGCTGGATTCGGCTCCTTCCCGTGGCAAGCGTACATCCGGATAGGTTCCTCGAG ATGTGGTGGTTCGCTGATTTCGCGCCGTCACGTGGTGACCGCGGGCCACTGCGTTGCGCGAGCGACCCCACGGCAGGTGCACGTGACCCTCGGCGACTACGTGATCAACTCGGCGGTCGAACCCCTGCCGGCCTACACCTTCGGCGTGCGGACGATCAACGTGCATCCGTACTTTAAGTTCACACCCCAGGCCGATCGGTTCGATGTGGCCGTACTGACGCTGGAGCGGACGGTGCACTTTATGCCCCATATCG CCCCCATCTGTTTGCCGGAGAAGAATGAAGATTTCCTCGGAAAGTTCGGTTGGGCGGCTGGATGGGGTGCGCTCAATCCCGGTTCGCGGCTGAGACCCAAAACGCTACAGGCGGTCGACGTCCCGGTGCTTGATAATCG GGTTTGCGAACGATGGCATCGCTCGAATGGCATCAACGTTGTCATCTACCCGGAGATGCTGTGCGCTGGGTATCGAGGTGGTGGTAAAGACTCCTGCCAGGGTGACTCCGGTGGACCGTTGATGCACGAGAAGACTGGCCGATGGTATTTGATCG GCATCGTATCCGCGGGCTATTCCTGTGCCACCAGAGGTCAACCGGGTATCTACCATCGGGTTGCTAACACGGTCGATTGGATATCGCACATTACACAAATTTCCACGTAA